The genomic segment TTCTGAATTCGCTGATGGTGCTGATAAGAAAATCACAAGCACTCACCAACAAAGAACTCTGCAaagataaaacaagaaaataaagagtGAAGTTTGTCtgttaatataataaatatgaagATGATGAGAAAAGTTAGGAAGACTCACCCTGCATGAGGGacaaaagacatgaaataatGGTTAGTTTTAAAGCTTGTGGAATAAAcgttatatataaataaaaagatttgaTTTTAATCACCCTCCCCGCTGACGCGACATGGAGGAGGCCAAAGGCACACAGGAAGAAGAACGCAGCCATGGCTGAATCCAGGAATGACGACCTGCTGAACACCAGCGATGTTTTAATGTGTGATGGATTGCGGTGAAAAACTACCATGTGATCGTAGGTAAACACGTCTGTTGACCTGGAGGGGTATTTGGGAGGTACCCCAGAGCCGACTGTTTTTCTGAACGGTGACTCATCCACATGTCAACATCAGATTAGGTTTATATTAATCTCATCTAGGGTAATATCTTTTTGGATGAATAATAAACATTGGTCAAGTCAGGTTAGGTTCATGTGAGCTCATGTGAAATGATCGTGTCAAACAAACCTGTTAATGTCAGGTTATTTTCACAAGAAAACTTTCAGATAATTTTCCCAACCAGCCTTCAGAGTTACTGAACGCTCGTCTACTTCTTactgtttttcacttttttaagctacaaaacacaaaacaataatgataataataataatatcaataatatcataatattattattattattatcattatttatcattGATAATTCATATTGATATCatgataattataattatgTATAATAATTATAAGGGCATATCAGGAAAACTTGCTGACTGATGAAATTAACAACCACTTTTATTACCATTTTAACAAGATTCTTAGCTGAAGTGGCGCTCCTCCATTAGAAGACGTTCTTTGTATATTAATTTATCTACACATGACAAACATTAAACTGTTTCTTTAGTCAGTTTTTTACCCTCTCAGCTATTTActcttcttttgtttgtctttctaaaCGTGTGTCAGAGAATAAAAGTATGTTCAATATTAAATAACTATTATCAACATACAGTTAACATTCAAATAGTATTTAGTGGTGATGTGTTATAATTAAATCAGGGGACACAAGCTTTTATGATGCTGATAATACATTTATTGACGCTGATCATTTGGAGCCAATGCTGACATTTAGATGATCTCATTGGTGCACTTGCAGGAGGCGGGACACCAGGATGCCACCTGGGCATTGGTGCAGTGCCACTGCCTCTTCAGGTCGGGACAGTTGGAGTACCGATCGGTGTAGCTGCAGGGGTTGGCTGGAGGTGAGAGACACGACAGAAAAGGAGTGGTCACGTGATATGAAGGAGATTCCTCTCCCTGCTATGGTGGAACAGCCTGTTAGGTCGTAGAGGTCACGACCAGCCAAACCAGGCCTTTATTTTATCAGCAGTATTTTCACTCACTGCACAGTTTGTTGTCACATGCTTGAGGGCAGTCGCCACAGGAGGGCCCAGCTGTGTAGGGTTTAGCATACTGGTAGTTTCCTCTGGAAtggagtccaaaaaaaaaaaaaatttaacaaaaaaacccaaaactaaaCAGAACGCAGGATGCAGATTTATCAGAAAAATTAAAACCTTTACTAAAAAAATCTGCTTACGGAGGGCAGTACTGGCAGACGTAGAAGTATTTGTATTGGGAGTTAGGGCAGTAGGCCACGGCACAGCCCACCTGGTTGGACCTGTACCACACAAGCTGCATAGAGAATACAATAATTACTGTACTTCATATAATAATGTCATTGTGTTCATCATTCAGTCAGATATAACACCTGTGTGAAGTGTCCAACCACTCCTCCGTTGGTAGATCCCACTCCGTAGCGCCAGTCCTTCACCTCGTCGTACCAGGACTGGATGGCGTTGCTCCAGGTGTTCTTGAAGCTGGACATGTACAGGTTCTCTCCACAGCCGCTAGCTAGTgttgaagaggaggagcagagagatcATTTACAATTATGTAAAGATATGTTCCTCTAAAGCAGGCATGGGCAATCTGCGGCCCGCGGGCCATGTGTGGCCCTTTAAGCTGTGTAATCCGGCCCACCAAATTACATCATAAATTTTATGAAATGAATGCAGTTGTGAAATCACTTTAAGATAACTTTTGCGTAACTATGCTTTGCTGACTGTTCAAGGCCAAAACCTTTCatataaggttttttttatgtgtcatTTATATTAGTACAAATAcacactccatccatctgctcctcagctcgACCGcctgtcaaattttagaactctgtgtggaCAACCAGTCAAAAAGGTTGCCCATCCTTGCTCTGAGGGATCCGTTCCACCCAGTTACATTTAGGAAATCACACTACGATGAATGAAGACTGTGACTTTTAATGTCCTATAATGGTCTGAAATGCTTCAGGAAATATCGTAGACGTTCTTGCTCATCTCTGTTGCTGTTTGATGACTGAATAATGATTTTATTCAGGTTTGTTTTAAATAGAATCAACCTACTGCTGATCTTCCTCTGGCTGGAGGGGCTGTGGTTCATGGAGCAGGTGTTGGCCCATCTCTGAGCGTTGGCTGCCGCCTCGTTGTTCCAGCTCTGTGTGGTGAAGAATcggcacattaaaaaaaaaaccctctagaTCTTTTGCTCTTGTCAGTTTATCAGTAAGCTCAAATCCAACCCCAGGAAGTTAGATTGAGCGAGACGAGACGCGTTACCATCTTCAGCATGTTGCTGGCGGTTGGCTGAACGTTGCGTCTCAGTTCGTTGTGTTTGTTCACGATCTCGTTTTGATCTGAGGGAAAAATCAGGACAGCAAAGAGGAATGAGGAATAAAACCAAACAGTGAAGTTAGATTGTCTCGGAAAACACAAAATCGGAATAAAGATTGTGTTCAAATATTGGTAGAACACTCACCCGCCTTCAGGCATTGGTTtcaaaaaaggagagaaaggaaaagaacagattgaatattttaagataataaaacaaaagctaTGAAACTGTAATTACTGTAGACAGGATATTTTCTCCTACTCACCCTTGAGGGTATTGCATGAACCTGAAGGGCAGCGAAGAGCCCAAAGGCACAGATGAAGCTCAAAGTGTTCATTGTGGAGGTTGTGTCCAGGAGTGTTAATCCAGGGCCAACAGGTGGGATTTATATACCAGAAATTATATAAACACGTGACAAACTAACACCGGACTCAAGGGCATCCTTTTCAGGGAACAAGATAAGGTTTTCTTGAAGGTGACACCTGTGATAATGTATGGAAACATACAGGTCTACATTTGTGTTCTTCATGATAACCGTGATGACTCACCGTGCAACATGTTCTGTATATTTTGTAATTGTGTAGCAAGGTTACAATAAGGGAGGCAGGATACCAAACAGAACATGGTATCGACATTTAAACTTGATTTTACAAGGTTAAGCTAAGATTGCACCTCCTACTTCAGAGGATAAGCAACTGTACAGAGAAGGAATGAATGTCTAATATATAAGATTTAACATAAAGATTATGGAGATCTTTCgctaaagctttttttttaatttctggaAGGCGTGTAATTACTATGCAAGAAATTTTCCCTAATTTCCAGGTTGGATGCAGTTATGGTCTTTCATATATTACCTCATTGCACATACCTGTTAATATTGTACATATCTGGTCATTCAGTATTTTAGTGTTGGTGTTGGTTTTTGTGTATTGAGTcttgtttttgctcttttgcACTCTCCTTTTTTGCACCAATCCTCGCTTTTGCACCAATAATGCTGCtctatgtgccttcaattgccccttagggacaaatattttttattttattgaattgaaatgaattgaaatgatttgaatttattttaatttaatttaatttaatttaaatgaattgaaatgaattgaattgaattgaattgaattgaattgaattggttgaattgaattgaactgtACTCTTCCTCACCGAAGGGGGCGCACGAGAGCGCACAAGTCCTGCAGTTCTGACTTGTTGCTTCAAATTAAAGCTCCatcctgccccctgctggcaagACTGGAATATCTGACGTGTGTCATGGAGTCAGTATTTGTGAATCATGTTATAACCTCAAGAAATATTCTAAGGAGAAGAAAGCAAAGCTCTCTGATGTTATACTTCACGTTGTTTGACACGTTCCATAATGAGCAGACCTTAAAGAAGGAACGTTGACTTTGGCTCGGCGTCTCTCGGGACAAACAAACCCGTAGAGCCAGGTTGACCTCTGGCTGGAAActgggaaggaggaaggagaacacGACAGGGTGGAGGAAAAGTTAATTCCACAAGGATTTCCTAAATGTGGGCCAAACAAAAACCGCAGCTGGAGACCACACCTGCTTGATCTGGTTAATAATAAGACAAGCTCTTAATCTAAACTGACCTGAAATGAAATATTCTCTCAtgcactgtaaaataaatatgaacataTCAGAGGTCATGTGGGTATTGTatctttatttcctgtttgcCGACTGGGTTTTATTCCCAGTTTcctttctttgtcttcctctgtcAAGCACGTTGtaaatttttaatattattagcATTATAAAAATCATTCTATTGAGTCATTTGTCCAACAGCCAACTAGTCGTATTATTACTGCTATAAATGCATCCATAAAGCTGATTTTCATGCTTCTATTCAATTTGCTTTTTCCTCAGAAGGTtggtaataaaatgtttaaaataataatttaactcTCTTTATTGGTGCATCCAGGAAAAT from the Antennarius striatus isolate MH-2024 chromosome 19, ASM4005453v1, whole genome shotgun sequence genome contains:
- the LOC137613819 gene encoding cysteine-rich venom protein latisemin-like; amino-acid sequence: MNTLSFICAFGLFAALQVHAIPSRVNQNEIVNKHNELRRNVQPTASNMLKMSWNNEAAANAQRWANTCSMNHSPSSQRKISTSGCGENLYMSSFKNTWSNAIQSWYDEVKDWRYGVGSTNGGVVGHFTQLVWYRSNQVGCAVAYCPNSQYKYFYVCQYCPPGNYQYAKPYTAGPSCGDCPQACDNKLCTNPCSYTDRYSNCPDLKRQWHCTNAQVASWCPASCKCTNEIIYLYDSGATWAEQNEIVNKHNELRRNVQPPAANMLEMSWGSGAAAEALKRSETCSDQPSPSSSVKIGNDNCGEIIATTENRKYWKDIIHQWYAEGNDWKYGHGSTNGKDVKKFAQTVWYRATQIGCSRSYCGHLGYNFLYVCYYCPTDNLQEAEPYKQGSRCADCPNDCDDGLCTNPCPYKNQRSDCEKLTSDWGCLRKLFIDTVTDCAASCKCSGKIY